A stretch of the Dioscorea cayenensis subsp. rotundata cultivar TDr96_F1 chromosome 4, TDr96_F1_v2_PseudoChromosome.rev07_lg8_w22 25.fasta, whole genome shotgun sequence genome encodes the following:
- the LOC120259168 gene encoding LOW QUALITY PROTEIN: eukaryotic translation initiation factor 3 subunit L-like (The sequence of the model RefSeq protein was modified relative to this genomic sequence to represent the inferred CDS: inserted 1 base in 1 codon; deleted 1 base in 1 codon): MASSYDYEDSSSSRYAASDAGYDPSFVPDSVKTFVAHLYRHIREKNVYEIHQMYEGGFHRLSDRMFRDTPWPPVEAIAPFVDNDHVFCLLYREMWFRHLYARLSPTARQRVESWDNYCSLFGVVLHGVVNMQLPNQWLWDMVDEFVYQFQSYCQYRAKLMNKTEEELQLLRQNDQAWNVYGVLNYLQALVEKSMIIQILEREKEGLEQFTSTDGYDYEGGSNVLKMLGYYSMIGLLRVHCLXGDYHTGLKCLSPIDISQQGVYTIVIGSHISAIYHYGFANLMLRRYVDATREFNKILLYILKFKQYHEKSPQFDQIPEKKNEQMYALLAICLSLCPQTKLIEEKVSAQLKEKYGDKMLRMQRYDDEAYAVYDELFSYACPKFITPSAPLLEEPLINRNQDAYRLQLKLFLLEVKQQQLLSGLRSYLKLYSTISIGKLATYMELDEATLRSLLSTYKHKMHAVNNDGSIISNADINFYIDEDIIHVVDSKSEKRYGDYFLRQILTFEDIISKLDRVKFD, from the exons ATGGCGTCCTCGTACGACTACGAAGACTCCTCCTCCTCACGCTATGCCGCCTCGGACGCCGGTTACGATCCCTCCTTCGTCCCCGATTCCGTCAAAACCTTTGTTGCCCACCTTTATCGCCACATCCGCGAGAAGAACGTCTACGAGATCCACCAGATGTACGAGGGTGGCTTCCACCGTCTCAGCGATCGCATGTTCCGCGACACTCCTTGGCCTCCCGTCGAGGCCATCGCT CCCTTTGTCGACAATGACCATGTCTTCTGCCTACTCTACCGTGAGATGTGGTTTCGTCATCTCTATGCTCGCCTCTCCCCTACTGCCCGCCAGCGGGTTGAATCCTGGGACAATTACTGTAGTCTCTTCGGCGTTGTTCTCCATGGGGTTGTGAATATGCAGCTGCCGAACCAGTGGTTGTGGGATATGGTGGATGAGTTCGTGTATCAGTTCCAATCTTATTGTCAGTATAGAGCGAAGCTTATGAACAAGACAGAGGAGGAACTCCAGTTGTTGAGACAGAATGATCAG GCCTGGAATGTGTATGGTGTGCTCAATTACTTGCAAGCCCTTGTCGAGAAATCTATGATCATCCAGATCTTGGAACGTGAGAAGGAGGGTCTTGAACAGTTCACTTCTACTGATGGATATGATTATGAAGGAGGAAGCAATGTTCTGAAAATGCTTGGTTATTACAGCATGATTGGGTTACTAAGGGTTCACTGTC CTGGGGATTACCACACTGGCTTGAAGTGTTTATCACCGATTGACATTAGTCAGCAAGGTGTTTACACTATTGTGATTGGAAGCCATATTAGTGCCATATATCATTATGGGTTTGCAAACCTAATGTTGAGGAG GTATGTTGATGCAACTCGAGAGTTTAATAAGATCCTGCTGTATATATTGAAGTTCAAACAGTATCATGAGAAGTCTCCTCAGTTTGATCAGATCCCTGAAAAAAAGAATGAACAGATGTATGCATTGCTGGCTATTTGTCTTTCTTTATGCCCACAAACAAAACTAATTGAGGAGAAGGTGAGTGCCCAATTGAAGGAGAAATATGGTGATAAGATGCTGAGAATGCAAAGATATGATGATGAAGCATATGCTGTGTATGATGAGCTTTTCTCATATGCATGCCCCAAATTTATTACCCCATCAGCTCCTCTTCTGGAAGAGCCTCTTATAAACCGCAATCAG GATGCTTACAGGCTGCAATTGAAATTGTTCCTCTTAGAAGTGAAGCAACAACAATTGCTTTCTGGACTGCGGAGTTACTTGAAGCTGTACTCAACCATATCAATTGGGAAACTTGCGACATATATGGAATTAGATGAAGCAACCTTGAG GTCCCTCTTGAGCACGTACAAGCATAAAATGCATGCGGTCAATAATGATGGAAGTATAATCTCCAATGCTGATATAAATTTTTACATCGATGAG GACATAATACATGTAGTGGATTCTAAATCAGAGAAGCGGTATGGTGATTACTTCTTGCGCCAAATTTTGACA TTTGAGGATATCATCTCTAAACTTGATAGAGTAAAGTTCGACTAA